In the genome of Physeter macrocephalus isolate SW-GA chromosome 20, ASM283717v5, whole genome shotgun sequence, one region contains:
- the DDHD2 gene encoding triacylglycerol hydrolase DDHD2 — protein MSSVGSHEEQLSQSDPSPSPNSCSSFELIDMDAGSLYEPVSPHWFYCKIIDSKETWIPFNSQDSQQLEEAYGSGKDCDRTVVPTDGGRYDVHLGERMRYAVYWDELASEVRRCTWFYKGDKDNKYVPYSESFSQVLEETYMLAVTLDEWKKKLESPNREVIILHNPKLMVHYQPLAGSDEWGSTPTEQGRPRTVKRGVENISVDIHCGEPLQIDHLVFVVHGIGPACDLRFRSIVQCVNDFRSVSLNLLQTHFKKAQENQQIGRVEFLPVNWHSPLHSTGVDVDLQRITLPSINRLRHFTNDTILDVFFYNSPTYCQTIVDTVASEMNRLYVLFLQRNPNFKGGVSIAGHSLGSLILFDILTNQKDSLGDVDSKKDLPSIFMDQGDIPTLEEDLKKLQLSEFFSIFEKEKVDKEALALCTDKDLQEMGIPLGPRKKILNYLRTRKNSMGINRPTPQSPAGANMSNIPRESELCSSTNGTGNDEHLDVGIGQVPVKYPRLIYKPEIFFAFGSPIGMFLTVRGLKRIDPNYKFPTCKGFFNIYHPFDPVAYRIEPMVVPGVEFEPMLIPHHKGRKRMHLELREGLTRMSMDLKNNLLGSLRMAWKSFTRAPYPALQASETAEETEAEPESSSEKPSDVSTEENLVAVKQEAPPIHVGMLNGGQRIDYVLQEKPIESFNEYLFALQSHLCYWESEDTVLLVLKEIYQTQGIFLDQPLQ, from the exons ATGTCATCAGTGGGATCACACGAGGAACAATTGTCCCAGTCAGATCCATCCCCGTCACCAAACTCATGTAGTTCCTTTGAGCTAATAGACATGGATGCTGGCAGTTTGTACGAACCCGTTTCTCCTCATTGGTTTTATTGTAAGATAATAGATTCTAAGGAGACATGGATTCCTTTCAACTCTCAGGATTCacagcagctggaagaggcatACGGCTCTG GAAAAGACTGTGATAGGACAGTTGTGCCCACTGATGGGGGCAGATACGATGTTCATTTGGGGGAGAGGATGCGGTACGCCGTGTACTGGGATGAGCTAGCATCGGAAGTGAGGCGCTGTACCTGGTTTTACAAGGGAGACAAAGATAATAAGTATGTTCCGTACTCGGAGAGCTTCAGCCAAGTGTTAGAG gaaacttACATGCTTGCTGTAACtctggatgaatggaaaaagaaactgGAGTCTCCCAACAGAGAAGTTATTATATTGCACAATCCAAAG cTTATGGTACATTACCAGCCACTCGCAGGGTCTGATGAATGGGGTTCAACACCCACTGAGCAGGGCCGACCTCGAACAGTGAAGAGAGGGGTTGAGAACATCTCTGTTGACATTCATTGTG GGGAACCTTTACAGATAGATCACTTGGTTTTTGTAGTCCATGGGATCGGACCAGCCTGTGATCTCCGCTTTCGAAGCATTGTACAGTGTG ttaaTGATTTTCGCAGCGTTTCTTTGAACCTGCTACAGACGCATTTTAAGAAAGCCCAAGAAAATCAGCAGATTGGGAGGGTAGAATTCCTCCCAGTCAACTGGCACAGTCCTTTGCATTCCACTGGTGTGGATGT AGATCTGCAGCGAATAACTCTGCCCAGCATTAACCGCCTAAGGCATTTCACCAATGATACAATTCTGGATGTCTTCTTCTACAACAGCCCCACCTACTGTCAGACTATTGTGGACACAGTTGCTTCTGAAATGAACCGATTATATGTACTTTTTCTGCAGAGGAACCCTAATTTCAAAGGGGGCGTATCCATCGCTGGTCATAGTTTAG GTTCACTTATATTGTTCGATATCCTAACGAATCAGAAAGATTCTTTGGGGGATGTTGACAGTAAAAAG gaTTTGCCAAGTATTTTCATGGATCAAGGAGACATACCAACACTGGAGGAAGATTTGAAGAAACTTCAGCTCTCTGAATTCTTTAGTATCTTTGAGAAGGAGAAAGTAGATAAGGAAGCTCtg GCTTTATGTACAGACAAAGATCTTCAGGAAATGGGAATTCCCTTAGGACCAAGAAAGAAGATACTAAACTACTTAAGGACCAGAAAAAATTCAATG ggTATTAATAGACCAACCCCGCAATCACCTGCAGGGGCGAATATGTCTAACATCCCCAGAGAATCGGAGCTCTGCAGTAGTACGAATGGTACTGGAAATGATGAGCATCTGGATGTGGGCATTGGGCAG GTGCCTGTAAAATACCCCCGACTCATCTATAAACCAGAAATATTCTTTGCCTTTGGATCTCCCATTGGAATGTTCCTTACTGTCCGAGGCCTAAAAAGAATTGACCCCAACTACAAATTTCCAACATGCAaaggtttcttcaatatttaTCACCCT TTTGATCCTGTGGCCTATAGGATTGAACCAATGGTGGTCCCAGGAGTAGAATTTGAGCCTATGCTGATCCCGCATCATAAAGGCAGGAAGCGGATGCACTTAG AACTGAGAGAGGGCTTGACCAGGATGAGCATGGACCTTAAGAACAACTTGCTAGGTTCGCTGCGGATGGCCTGGAAGTCTTTTACCAGAGCTCCATACCCTGCCTTACAAGCTTCAGAAACtgcagaagaaactgaagcagaaCCTGAATCAAGTTCAGAGAAGCCTAGTG ATGTTAGCACAGAAGAGAACCTTGTGGCAGTTAAACAAGAAGCCCCCCCCATCCATGTGGGAATGCTGAATGGAGGCCAGCGCATTGACTATGTGCTACAGGAGAAGCCCATTGAaagttttaatgaatatttatttgctttacaAAGTCATCTATGCTACTG